Proteins co-encoded in one Hymenobacter swuensis DY53 genomic window:
- a CDS encoding aminotransferase class V-fold PLP-dependent enzyme: MYTFNPGPSQVYPQVRRYLQDAFDEGWLSAPHRGERFVQLMRQTIQELKNKLNVPQDYTVFFMSSATECWEVLTQSLTPTKSYHLYSGAFGEKWYEYAKALRPESIGIPFGIDEVPDVYNLPGLDEKTDLVCLTQNETSNATQLRDGVILNLYNRLSTNTLLAVDATSSMAGIQLKYIKADIWYASVQKCFGLPAGLSIMLLSPKAVERLRKVNERSHYNSLTAQYEKMLNFQTTHTPNVLGIYLLSRSLADRAPIKQVHQHLQDRATKLYDYFDQATQLTPLITNPETRSTTVIGLQGPPALIDEVKRRALSQDLQLGSGYGTWKPTSLRIANFPAIPDAAFEQLVQFFAREFA; the protein is encoded by the coding sequence ATGTATACATTCAATCCCGGCCCTTCTCAGGTGTACCCGCAGGTGCGCCGCTACCTGCAAGATGCGTTTGATGAGGGCTGGCTCTCGGCCCCGCACCGCGGGGAGCGGTTTGTGCAGCTCATGCGCCAGACCATTCAGGAGCTAAAAAACAAGCTTAACGTGCCCCAGGACTACACTGTGTTCTTCATGAGCTCGGCCACTGAGTGCTGGGAAGTCCTGACCCAGAGCCTCACGCCTACCAAGAGCTACCACCTATACAGCGGCGCGTTCGGGGAGAAGTGGTACGAGTACGCCAAGGCCCTGCGGCCGGAAAGCATCGGTATTCCCTTCGGGATTGATGAGGTACCCGACGTGTATAACCTGCCCGGCCTCGACGAGAAAACCGACTTGGTGTGCCTCACCCAGAACGAAACCAGCAACGCCACCCAGTTGCGCGACGGCGTGATTCTGAACCTCTACAACCGCCTCTCCACCAACACGCTGCTGGCCGTGGATGCCACGTCCTCCATGGCCGGGATCCAACTCAAGTACATCAAGGCCGATATCTGGTACGCTTCGGTGCAGAAGTGCTTCGGGCTACCGGCGGGCCTTTCCATCATGCTGTTGTCGCCGAAAGCGGTGGAGCGCTTGCGCAAGGTCAACGAGCGGAGCCACTACAACTCGCTCACGGCCCAGTACGAGAAGATGCTCAACTTCCAGACGACCCACACGCCCAACGTGCTGGGCATCTACCTGCTGAGCCGTTCCCTGGCCGACCGCGCCCCCATCAAACAGGTACACCAGCACCTGCAGGACCGCGCCACTAAGCTCTACGACTATTTCGACCAAGCCACGCAACTTACCCCGCTCATTACCAACCCTGAAACCCGCTCCACCACGGTTATCGGTTTGCAGGGGCCGCCTGCCCTCATCGACGAGGTAAAACGCCGGGCTCTGAGCCAGGATCTGCAGCTAGGCAGCGGCTACGGCACCTGGAAGCCTACGAGCCTGCGCATCGCCAACTTCCCCGCCATTCCCGACGCCGCCTTCGAGCAGCTCGTGCAGTTCTTCGCCCGGGAATTCGCCTGA